The sequence below is a genomic window from Sphingobacterium sp. ML3W.
CCAGATAATATATTGATCTGGAATAATCAATCTGATTTAGAAATTAAGAAGTTTTACGAACAACCTTATCAAAGTCTAAACACACATATAAAACAGAAATATTCTTTTGAGAATTGGATTAAATTTATTTTAAAAATAGATGGACATATCCCAATTGATATCCCAAGATAATTAGAAATGGTTAAGCTAAAAAATAATAGTAAAATATACATATTATGCCCAGGTGAATCCTTATCAGGAGGTCCTGAGGCATTGCATCAATTAGGATATTACCTTAATAAAATGGGTTACAATGCCTATTTATGCTATTATCATAAATTTACCACTAATCCTAGATATACTATCTATCGGCCACAGATACTTCCTATAGAAAGTATAGAAGATGATTGTAATAATGTAATTATTACTCCAGAAAGTAGCACTAAATTATTAAGAAAATACACTCATTCAAAAAAATGCATTTGGTGGTTAGGAATTCAACATTACGACGGATTTGAAACTTTTCCTATAGGAGTAAAAGCAATTTTAAAACAAAAATGGAGAATTCATACACCAGTACCATTCTGGAAAATAAGACAATTATTATTAAAAATCATCTCAAAAAGAAGATTTCAATCAGACTCTTTTATTCCAGACAATAAGGTTACGCACTTATGTGGATCTGAATTCGCATATGCTTATGTAAAAAAAACATTTAAAATTCCTTATTACCTAGTTGAACCACTCAGCTTACCATTCTTAGAAAGAAAAGATAATCCAATTCTAAAAAAAGAAGAACGAAGCAAGACGATATTATATAATCCTTCAAAACCTTCAATTATTATGAATAAGCTTTTAAAAAGGAAAGATTTGAAATTTACCCCGTTAGAAAATATGGATATATTACAGATGCAAATATTATTTCGAAAAAGTCTCCTATATATAGATTTTGGCTTTTTTGGGGGGCCTGAAAGAATTCCTAAAGAAGCAGTTTATAATGGCACATTGCTTTTAGTTGCTAGACGTAATGCTGCAGTAAATTCTCATGATGTTCCAATACCTGAACAATTTAAGATTGAAGATTTTAATAATGAGACAGTTATTGTTGAAAAAATAAAGTACATGCTTGACAACTACACAGAATTAATCACCTTATTTGGACCATTTAGAGAGAAAATATTAAATTTAGAAGCTAATTTTCAACGACAAATCAAGAACATATTTATCATTGAATAGTTTATACATATACTTTTCTAAAATACAACTTACATTAAAGTTAGACATAAAAACTGCATTATTATATCATTAAATTTTCAATCATGTTGCCTTATATAAATTCTTTTTAGCTATATTTATATGAACAAAGCGCACTATGGCTAAAAATCTTTACATCGTCCGTCATGCCAAAGCTGAACAGTCATTCTCTAAAAGAGATTTTGACCGTATCTTAATAGACAAAGGCATAGAAAGAGCACAACGCGTTTCCAATCACCTCGCATTACAAATGCAAGCCGATTCAACAACACTCTGCATTACATCTTCAGCCGAAAGAGCTTATCAAACTGCTGAAATATTTATCAAGGCGATTAAATACCCACAGATTGCCTTAATCCAAGAAGATAAACTCTATGAAGCCAGTTATTTGGATATCCTAAAATTAATAAACCAAGTTCCTCCTCATATCAATACCCTTTTTATATTTGGGCACAATCCTGGATTATCTGACTTCATCGAATACGTCAGTAATGAGTCAATCCCCTTATCAACATCACAGGTTGTACATTTGGTACTCGATGATGGTATTGATTTTAACAGCTTAAGCTCCAATACGACATCGCTTTTAAATACCATAGTATAATTCATTTTTGTACCTTCGGATATGGCAAATCAACTGCAATTTGAAAATTCACCGTATCTGAAGCAACATGCGCACAACCCTGTGCATTGGATGCCATGGGGTGAAGAAGCGCTAAAGAAAGCTCGAGAAGAAAATAAACTGATCATCATCAGTATTGGTTATTCTGCATGTCACTGGTGCCACGTCATGGAACGTGAAAGCTTTGAAAATGATGTCATCGCGCAGACGATGAATAAGTTTTACGTCCCCATTAAAATAGATCGAGAAGAACGTCCAGATATCGACCAAGTATATATGACTGCTGTACAGCTCATGACGAATGCTGGAGGTTGGCCATTAAACTGCATCTGTTTGCCCGATGGGAGACCCATTTATGGTGGCACGTACTTCAAATCTCATGATTGGCAGAATATTTTGATTCAAATTGCGCGAATGTGGGAAGAACAACCTGCTGTAGCGTTGGAATATGCTGACAAATTGACAAAAGGTATTCAACAAAGTGAACGATTGCCGATAAACCCTATACCTGAACAGTATACCAAAGGAGATTTAGAAGAGATCATTAAACCTTGGAAAGAACTATTCGATGTAAACGATGGCGGATATCATCGAAGTCCAAAATTTCCACTTCCAAACAATTGGGCATTTCTGTTACGCTATGCGGTATTGGCTAACGATAGAGAAACGCTAGATCACGTTCACTTCACCTTACAAAAAATAGCTTCTGGAGGTATTTATGACCATATTGGTGGAGGTTTTGCTCGTTATTCAGTCGATAGCGAATGGCATATCCCCCATTTTGAAAAAATGCTGTACGACAATGGGCAGCTCATTTCACTCTATGCAGAAGCATATCAACAAAATCCAAACCCGTTGTATAAACGCGTTGTAGAAGAAACAATCACATGGGCAAAGAACGAAATGTTGGCTCCTAACAAAGGCTTCTATTCTGCCTTAGATGCCGATAGCGAGGGTGTAGAAGGTAAATTCTACGCATTCACCCTCACAGAAATCAAAGCGGTATTAGGTGCTGATGCAGATCTGTTCATTTCGCACTACAATATCACGGAACAGGGCAATTGGGAAGAAGAACATACCAATATCTTGATTAGCGACATCGAAGCTGATAAACTGGCGCAAGAAGCAGGTTATACCGCTGATGAATGGGAAAATTATTTACGAGATATAAAGAAAAAATTATTTGATTACCGGAAAAAACGTGTACATCCAGGACTTGACCATAAGCAATTGGCAACGTGGAATGCATTGCTTTTAAATGGTTTAATCGATGCATACCGCGTATTTGACCGACAAGAATATTTAGATTTAGCTTTACAGAATGCCGAATTTATAAATAATGAACTGATTGCAGCTGACTTCAGTATGCTCCACCAACCTCAAGATACCAATCGCAGTATCCCTGGGTTTCTTGATGATTATGCTTTTACCATAGCGGCATTTACAGCATTGTACGAAGCTACATTTGAAGAAAAGTGGTTAATGAAAGCTAAAGGATTGATCGATAAGACGATTGAGTTGTTTTATGATAAGAATGAAAAAACCTTCTTTTATAGTGCATCCAATGCCGAGAAATTAATCGCACGTAAAAGTGAAGTCATGGATAATGTCATTCCGTCATCTACCTCGACAATATGCCGTCAATTAAAAAAAATAGGACTACTACTTGATAATGAAGACTATACATCAATATCAGGACAAATATTTGCCAATGTATTCCCACAAATCAAGACATATGGCTCTGCCTATTCAAATTGGGCAATATTATTGTTAGAAGAATTATACGGATGTAACGAGATCGCAATCACTGGTGAAGATGCATTAGCATATCGGAAAGAACTAGATCAACATTACATTCCAAATAAAATCGTATTAGGTGGGACAACAAGCAGTCTACCATTATTATTAAATAGGAAAGGTTTAAATTCAAAAGCATACCTTTGTAGAAATAAAACATGCAGTCTGCCACAAAATACGATTGCAGAACTTATAAAAATAATAGAATAATAACGGGGAAAATCCCAAAAATCAAAACAAATGGCAATAGTAACTAATGACGTAGTAGCGTTAACTTACAAACTTCACACAATCGAAAACGGCGAGAAAGTATTCGTAGAAGAAACAACAACTGAAAATCCTTTAGACTTCTTATATGGTGTAGGCATGATGCTTCCTAAATTTGAAGAAAACATCGCTGGCTTAAATGTTGGTGATACTACTGCTTTTGAATTATCTGCAGAAGACGCATACGGTGAAAAAGACGAGCGTGCTGTTGCTCAATTGCCAGCAGATATGTTCAAAGAAACTGGCTTACCTCCAGTTGGTGAAGTTATCCCATTACAAGATAACGATGGAAATCAATTCCGTGCAGTTGTAATGGAAGTATCTCCTGAGGTTGTAATTGCTGACTTAAACCACCCAATGGCTGGTAAATCATTACATTTCGAAATTGAAATCTTAAATGTACGTCCTGCAACTGAAGAAGAGTTATCTCACGGTCACTCTCATGGTGTAGATGGTACTCAAGGTCACTAATCTGGACCCAGATAAATAATAAAAAAAGCGGATGTTGGTTTTACCAGCATCCGCTTTTTTTATGTTTAGGAAAAGCATTGGTCCTTCAAGATATACTCAAATCAACACTTTGCGCTTAAATTTATCAGTTTCCATATATCTCTTATAACCTACTAGCAACATTTCATATAATTAAGGGGATACTTTCTTTAATCATATAATAGTAATTTGTTGTACATCATTATACGCCGACCCCACGCCCGACGTTCATTTAAAGAAAGAAATACTAACACAAATTTCATATACCAATTAAAACATCAATTAACAATTCTATAAAGTAATAATTGAAAACAAATCATCAATTAAAAAAACAATTTTAGCTAATATATTATTATTTTTCACTTTCTTTGTTGAATACCACTTCCGTCCTAAATAAATTTTAGGCGCGTGTTTCCCTTGAAACAGTATCTATTTTTAGATAATTTCAATTTTGACCCTATTTTTTAGTCTGAGAATATCTGTAGCTGTCCATTTTTACCCTTAACTGGTGGCCTGATAAAAGGATCATCTATCCATTGCCATATATTTATTTTCACGAATATATTCATCCTGATAAACCCGACCAAGTTAGACAGATTCCAATCGTATTTAGCCTTCTTCTGAAGGTATTTGAGCAGTAATATTCCAATCAACGAAGTCCATATTTGGATCATGACCGCATTTTCAGAAGTACCCACAAAAGATGATATTTTTAAGCGTTGCTTCAGATGCTTGAAGAAAATCTCGATCTGCCATCGCTGTTTATAAATGTTAGCTACTAGTGATGCCTTCCATTGGATATTATTTGTCAGAAAGTGGTACTGGTTGTCTGTGCTGCTGTCCCAAAAGTGAATCAAGCGTAATGGTTTAGAGTTGTATCTATCTGCTGATGGACCAGAAAGCTCAATGATCTCATCTTTAATGATTCCCTTTTCAAGGAGTGCTTCACTCTGGTATGACTTGATAACGTTGTACTTCATGTTAGTTTTACTCCTGGTAACAAAATAACAACCTCTGCTGTCCAAATCCCCGAGCCAGTTGTAATCCACATAACCTCTATCCACCACTACAACGCTTCCTTTGGAAAAACTATAGCTACCCGCACGCTGGCTTTCATGAACTTTCCCGTCTGTAATCTGCATGAAAACAGGAAGACATCCATCATAATCCAGCACAGTGTGCAGTTTTACAGCACCTTTGGTGCTTCTAAATTTAGCCCAGTCAAATACAGATAAACATAAAGGGATGATACTGGCATCCATCAGATAAACCTTGCGCTTTAATTGCGTTAGATCTTTGCGCAAATGGGTATCCTTTTGCCATAGCTTATCTAATAGCGAAAAGTACAGATCTTTAAAGAGTTCATGGGTGCGGTGCTTGTTGATATAGGAAATATTGGACTTGCTGGGTGCTCTACCAACACCTAAATGGTTCAAATTACCAGTCGTACTACGTAAGCCATTACTGATATCACGAACTGAATCTGCAGAAGAAAAATGGCAAAACAACATGCTAGCAAGATGCGTCCAGCTGTTGATCCCTTTACAATGTTTGTCACTCTTGTGCTTAGCAACCAAAACCTTGAATAATTCGCGGTCGATAAGTGATAAAATCTGACTAAAAACGTTTAAATTTACCATGGCGGTGTGTTAAAATTTGACGATTTAAATATAGCAACTTTGCTATAGCAAAACACCGCCACTTTTTTCAACGTTTAGGACGCTACTGGTTGAATACTAAAAAATGAAAATGAAAAGAATAAATTTAATTTGCACGTTAATAGCATCAACGCTGCTACTAACCAATTGTCAAAAAAAAGAAGTTTCTGATGAAACTTTATTAAACAACAACTCTAAAAACCAAGCTGCTGCCGGTGATGGCGAATTTGATGTTTTAGGCTATGGTTATGATGTCACTAAAGAATATTTGAACTCGAAGTCAGTATCATATACCCCAGTATTGGATATGAAAAGGTTAAAGGCTGACCATCTGGATAAAATCAATATACCAACTGCAGGCTCAGGAGATGGACGATATTTTTATGGAGCGACCGCCAAAGATTTTGTCAGCGACATTAATGTGCAAAGAACATTCAATGTATCAGCAACTATTGGAGATGAAAAACCTCAACTAGATGGACAGCAATACTTTACACCTTCCTTTGGAACAGAAAATACCGACCATAACATTAAAGATACTAAAAGTAGATTTTCATATGGAAGATATGAACATATTAAAGTAGTAAAGTCAATCCAATTTGCAAAATTTGTCACTACAGACTTATTGATAAATTATTTAAATAATGATTTTAAAAATAACATTAATCAATTAAGTGCCGATCAATTAGTTGATATTTACGGTACTCATGTACTTTTAGACATTACTGTAGGAGGTCGAATGCTTTTTAATTTCACAGCAAATATCAGCAGTGAGAAAACTACAGAGACAAAAAAATCAAAAGTTGAAGGTGGTTTAGGATTTTTTGTAAAGAAATTTGGAATTAACTTCAAGTCGAGTAAGACGACGGAAGAGATAACCACGAACTTTAATGAAAGTCGTGAAAGACAAATGAATATTAAATATCAAGGTGGATCAAATTCTGGGACAAGCGTTACTTTCAATTCCGATGGTTATTCTTCTGAAAGTATCAATATAGGGTCATGGGAACAAAGTGTTACGGATAGGAATTGTGCACTTATAGATATCACTAGAATGGTTCCTATATATCACTTCATAAGTAATCCTACGAAAAAGGCACTGGTAAAAACTGCAATCGATAAACATATTAAAGAAAATCAAATTACAGAACTTGGTGAAGTACCTGTATATTCCTTATACTATGATGGTTATAAATATAATAAAAAATCCTCTCTCGATAATCATGTCTTAAGTTTAAACCCAAGCATTGAAGATCAAAAAATGACAAATGAAGGCGTTATATTCTACGCTTTCAACAAACAGAAAGCAGGAACAATTCCTATTTATAGATTTAGAAATGATAAAATTAATGATAACTTTTTCACAAAAGATTTAGCAAATTATTCTGATTACAGAAATGAAGGAATAGTATTTTATGCCTTTCCTTCGTCAACTACTTCAATGACTTCAAATCTTACACCTATTTATCGCCACTGGAGTAATTTTCATATGGACCATTATTATACTCCCGTGTCAGGAACATTTACTAATTATACATTTGAAAAAATAGAATTTTACGGAATTAAAGCAAATTAAATTTTGAGTGATTTTCACACTAGAAGCTTTTAATATCAACTTTAAAATAAATGAATATAATTAATACACTATACTGTGGTGTAGATGGTACTCAAGGTCACTAATCTGGACCCAGATAAATAATAAAAAAGTGGATGTTGGTTTTACCACCATCCGCTTTTTTTATGTATAGGAAATGCATTGGTCCCTCAAGATATACTCAAATCAACACTTTGTGCTTAAATTTATCAGTTTCCATATATCTCTTATAACCTACTAGCAACATTTCATATAATTAAGGGGATACCTTCTTTAATCATATGATAGTAATTTGTTGTACATCTTTATACGCCGACCCCACGCCCGACGTTCATTTAAAGAAAGAAATACTAACACAAATTTCATATACCAATTAAAACATCAGTAGCGTCCTAAACGTTGAAAAAAGTGGCGGTGTTTTGCTATAGCAAAGTTGCTATATTTAAATCGTCAAATTTTAACACACCGCCATGGTAAATTTAAACGTTTTTAGTCAGATTTTATCACTTATCGACCGCGAATTATTCAAGGTTTTGGTTGCTAAGCACAAGAGTGACAAACATTGTAAAGGGATCAACAGCTGGACGCATCTTGCTAGCATGTTGTTTTGCCATTTTTCTTCTGCAGATTCAGTTCGTGATATCAGTAATGGCTTACGTAGTACGACTGGTAATTTGAACCATTTAGGTGTTGGTAGAGCACCCAGCAAGTCCAATATTTCCTATATCAACAAGCACCGCACCCATGAACTCTTTAAAGATCTGTACTTTTCGCTATTAGATAAGCTATGGCAAAAGGATACCCATTTGCGCAAAGATCTAACGCAATTAAAGCGCAAGGTTTATCTGATGGATGCCAGTATCATCCCTTTATGTTTATCTGTATTTGACTGGGCTAAATTTAGAAGCACCAAAGGTGCTGTAAAACTGCACACTGTGCTGGATTATGATGGATGTCTTCCTGTTTTCATGCAGATTACAGACGGGAAAGTTCATGAAAGCCAGCGTGCGGGTAGCTATAGTTTTTCCAAAGGAAGCGTTGTAGTGGTGGATAGAGGTTATGTGGATTACAACTGGCTCGGGGATTTGGACAGCAGAGGTTGTTATTTTGTTACCAGGAGTAAAACTAACATGAAGTACAACGTTATCAAGTCATACCAGAGTGAAGCACTCCTTGAAAAGGGAATCATTAAAGATGAGATCATTGAGCTTTCTGGTCCATCAGCAGATAGATACAACTCTAAACCATTACGCTTGATTCACTTTTGGGACAGCAGCACAGACAACCAGTACCACTTTCTGACAAATAATATCCAATGGAAGGCATCACTAGTAGCTAACATTTATAAACAGCGATGGCAGATCGAGATTTTCTTCAAGCATCTGAAGCAACGCTTAAAAATATCATCTTTTGTGGGTACTTCTGAAAATGCGGTCATGATCCAAATATGGACTTCGTTGATTGGAATATTACTGCTCAAATACCTTCAGAAGAAGGCTAAATACGATTGGAATCTGTCTAACTTGGTCGGGTTTATCAGGATGAATATATTCGTGAAAATAAATATATGGCAATGGATAGATGATCCTTTTATCAGGCCACCAGTTAAGGGTAAAAATGGACAGCTACAGATATTCTCAGACTAAAAAATAGGGTCAAAATTGAAATTATCTAAAAATAGATACTGTTTCAAGGGAAACACGCGCCTAAAATTTATTTAGGACGGAAGTGTTAAAACATCAATTAACAATTCTATAAAGTAATAATTAAAAACAAATCATCAATTAAAAAAACAATTTTAGCTAATATATTATTATTTTTCACTTTCTTTGTTGAATACCAGTAGCGTCCTAAATAAAAATTAGGGTTAAAAAAATCTCATTATTTACCCTCAATACGCTTGTATTTTGAGTTTTTACAATGTTATACCCTCTGTTATTTTCAAAAGACACCTAATTGTCCATTTTTATCTGGGATTTTATCCTTTATAAATGGATCATTTGCCCATTTCCAAAAGTCAATTTTCACAAATATATTCATCCTGATAAAACTGACCAAATTGGATAGATTCCATTTGTAGATCACCTTGTTTTGAATGTATTTCAATAAAAGTATCCCGATCAATGCCGTCCATATCTGGATCTGAACTGCATTTTCCGAAGTTCCAATAAAGCTTGTCACCTTGAGTCTTTGTTTGAGATGTTTAAAAAAGATCTCAATCTGCCATCGCTGTTTATATATCATAGAGACCATGGCAGGTTTCCATTGCAGGTTATTGGTTAAAAATTCATACTCATTACCTGTTGTGCTGTCCAAAACGTGTACCAGTCTAAGTTTTTTGTTTCCATAACGTTTTGATGCCGTTCCCTCCAAGGTAATGATCTGATCCTTAATGATGCCGCTTTCTCGCATAGCCTCGCTCTGATAGCTCTTGTTTACGCTGTATCTCATATTGCTTTTGCTACGCGTAACAAAATAACACCCCTTGCTGTCCAAAACGTTCATCCACTGAAAATCAACGTATCCACGGTCCACAACAACGACACTTCCCTTAGGGAAAGCAAAGCTGTTTGCCTTTTTGCTTTCATGTACCTTACCATCGGTAATCTCCATGAAAACCGGAAGACAGCCATCATAATCCAGGACAGTGTGCAGTTTGGCAGCCCCTTTATTGCTGCGAAATGTGGCCCAGTCAAACATCGAAAGGCACAGTGGGATCACGCTGGCATCCATCAGGTATACCTCACGTTTCAAGGACCGTAATTCTTTTCGATGATTAACATCCTTATTCCATAGGCTGGAAAGAAGAGCAAAATATAGATCCCTAAACAGATTAAAGTCCCGATGCTCATTCATATAAGAGATACTCGATTTACTGGGTGCTCTGGAAATGCCCATATGGCTCATGTTGCCAGTAGTACTACGTAGACCATTGCTGATATCACGTACCGAATCAGAGGATGATAAATGACAGAATAACATGCTCACAAGGTGGGTCCAACTGGTAAGGCCTTTCTGATGCTTGTCACTATTGTAGCTACTTACCAGGTTTTTGAAAATATCCCGATCGATCAACGACAGAATCTGGCTAAAAACATTTATATTTATCATGGCGGTGTGTGATTTTTTCCAATTTCAAGTTAGCTATTTTTTAAATAGCTAAACACCGCCTTTTTTAACCCTTCTCCAAATCGTTTAGGACGCTACTGGTTGAATACTAAAAAATGAAAATGAAAAGAATAAATTTAATTTGCACGTTAATAGCATCAACGCTGCTACTAACCAATTGTCAAAAAAAAGAAGTTTCTGATGAAACTTTATTAAACAACAACTCTAAAAACCAAGCTTCAGGTGCTGACGGGGAATGGGATGTTTTGGGGTATGGAATAGATGCTACTGCTAACATGCTAGAAACAAATAGCATGTCAGATGTATCTATTATTAACATTTATCAATACGCCAATGATTTTAAAGATAAAAATGATCCAAACAAAGTAAAAGTAACTGGAATTAGCGTAAATAGAGTTGGAGGAGGTTCTTACGATATCTTTACAGGATACTCTGCCCATGATTATTCTAATGATGTTAATACTAAAAAATCTATTGGAGTAGATGGAAAAGTATCAGTACCCTTTTCTTCTGACCCCTCAGCTCCAAGTAAAAAATTATTAAATTTTACAGGAAACTTCTCCAAAAACAGTGAGGATGAAAACAAAACTAGCATTTCTTCAAAATTTTCCTATGCTATGTTTGAATATTGGCACAGAGTAAAAAGAATTGGATTTACAGAAGATGTTACCACACAAACATTATTAAAGTACTTAACACCCGAATTTAAAAACTATATAGCTACTAAAACTGCTACGGAAATCGTTAACAGATACGGCACACACGTACTACTAGATATTAGCTTAGGATCACGAATAAGAATAGACTATAGTGGAGAAGCAATTAAAGAAACCTCAGACACAAAAAAAATATCAACAATAAAAGCAGGACTTGGCGTATCTGTTTTGGATATGTTTGGCTTTAATATTAATACGGATAAAACAAAAGAAGAAGTCACCAGACTTGCCAACGAAACTATTAAAAGAGAATATCATTCCAAATACTATGGTGGAAACAATACAGGTACAAGTATATCAATCGATTCAGAGGGCAAATCAAGTTCAAATTTTAATCTCACAAGTTGGCAACAGGGCGTAACTGAACGAAATGCAGCGTTGATAAGTATCGATAAAGCTTTGTTTATTTATGATTTTATTACTGATCCGGTTAAAAAAGCACAAGTAAAAACAGCCGTTGAGAAATATATTAAAGATCGCCAGCCTATAATGGAACCGGATTACACTTCACAACTTGTGTCTGTTAAATCATTTATTGCAAAAGCAGGGAAACA
It includes:
- a CDS encoding IS4 family transposase, yielding MININVFSQILSLIDRDIFKNLVSSYNSDKHQKGLTSWTHLVSMLFCHLSSSDSVRDISNGLRSTTGNMSHMGISRAPSKSSISYMNEHRDFNLFRDLYFALLSSLWNKDVNHRKELRSLKREVYLMDASVIPLCLSMFDWATFRSNKGAAKLHTVLDYDGCLPVFMEITDGKVHESKKANSFAFPKGSVVVVDRGYVDFQWMNVLDSKGCYFVTRSKSNMRYSVNKSYQSEAMRESGIIKDQIITLEGTASKRYGNKKLRLVHVLDSTTGNEYEFLTNNLQWKPAMVSMIYKQRWQIEIFFKHLKQRLKVTSFIGTSENAVQIQIWTALIGILLLKYIQNKVIYKWNLSNLVSFIRMNIFVKIDFWKWANDPFIKDKIPDKNGQLGVF
- a CDS encoding thioredoxin domain-containing protein → MANQLQFENSPYLKQHAHNPVHWMPWGEEALKKAREENKLIIISIGYSACHWCHVMERESFENDVIAQTMNKFYVPIKIDREERPDIDQVYMTAVQLMTNAGGWPLNCICLPDGRPIYGGTYFKSHDWQNILIQIARMWEEQPAVALEYADKLTKGIQQSERLPINPIPEQYTKGDLEEIIKPWKELFDVNDGGYHRSPKFPLPNNWAFLLRYAVLANDRETLDHVHFTLQKIASGGIYDHIGGGFARYSVDSEWHIPHFEKMLYDNGQLISLYAEAYQQNPNPLYKRVVEETITWAKNEMLAPNKGFYSALDADSEGVEGKFYAFTLTEIKAVLGADADLFISHYNITEQGNWEEEHTNILISDIEADKLAQEAGYTADEWENYLRDIKKKLFDYRKKRVHPGLDHKQLATWNALLLNGLIDAYRVFDRQEYLDLALQNAEFINNELIAADFSMLHQPQDTNRSIPGFLDDYAFTIAAFTALYEATFEEKWLMKAKGLIDKTIELFYDKNEKTFFYSASNAEKLIARKSEVMDNVIPSSTSTICRQLKKIGLLLDNEDYTSISGQIFANVFPQIKTYGSAYSNWAILLLEELYGCNEIAITGEDALAYRKELDQHYIPNKIVLGGTTSSLPLLLNRKGLNSKAYLCRNKTCSLPQNTIAELIKIIE
- a CDS encoding MAC/perforin domain-containing protein, translated to MKRINLICTLIASTLLLTNCQKKEVSDETLLNNNSKNQAAAGDGEFDVLGYGYDVTKEYLNSKSVSYTPVLDMKRLKADHLDKINIPTAGSGDGRYFYGATAKDFVSDINVQRTFNVSATIGDEKPQLDGQQYFTPSFGTENTDHNIKDTKSRFSYGRYEHIKVVKSIQFAKFVTTDLLINYLNNDFKNNINQLSADQLVDIYGTHVLLDITVGGRMLFNFTANISSEKTTETKKSKVEGGLGFFVKKFGINFKSSKTTEEITTNFNESRERQMNIKYQGGSNSGTSVTFNSDGYSSESINIGSWEQSVTDRNCALIDITRMVPIYHFISNPTKKALVKTAIDKHIKENQITELGEVPVYSLYYDGYKYNKKSSLDNHVLSLNPSIEDQKMTNEGVIFYAFNKQKAGTIPIYRFRNDKINDNFFTKDLANYSDYRNEGIVFYAFPSSTTSMTSNLTPIYRHWSNFHMDHYYTPVSGTFTNYTFEKIEFYGIKAN
- a CDS encoding IS4 family transposase → MVNLNVFSQILSLIDRELFKVLVAKHKSDKHCKGINSWTHLASMLFCHFSSADSVRDISNGLRSTTGNLNHLGVGRAPSKSNISYINKHRTHELFKDLYFSLLDKLWQKDTHLRKDLTQLKRKVYLMDASIIPLCLSVFDWAKFRSTKGAVKLHTVLDYDGCLPVFMQITDGKVHESQRAGSYSFSKGSVVVVDRGYVDYNWLGDLDSRGCYFVTRSKTNMKYNVIKSYQSEALLEKGIIKDEIIELSGPSADRYNSKPLRLIHFWDSSTDNQYHFLTNNIQWKASLVANIYKQRWQIEIFFKHLKQRLKISSFVGTSENAVMIQIWTSLIGILLLKYLQKKAKYDWNLSNLVGFIRMNIFVKINIWQWIDDPFIRPPVKGKNGQLQIFSD
- a CDS encoding peptidylprolyl isomerase; the protein is MAIVTNDVVALTYKLHTIENGEKVFVEETTTENPLDFLYGVGMMLPKFEENIAGLNVGDTTAFELSAEDAYGEKDERAVAQLPADMFKETGLPPVGEVIPLQDNDGNQFRAVVMEVSPEVVIADLNHPMAGKSLHFEIEILNVRPATEEELSHGHSHGVDGTQGH
- a CDS encoding SixA phosphatase family protein, whose amino-acid sequence is MAKNLYIVRHAKAEQSFSKRDFDRILIDKGIERAQRVSNHLALQMQADSTTLCITSSAERAYQTAEIFIKAIKYPQIALIQEDKLYEASYLDILKLINQVPPHINTLFIFGHNPGLSDFIEYVSNESIPLSTSQVVHLVLDDGIDFNSLSSNTTSLLNTIV
- a CDS encoding MAC/perforin domain-containing protein, encoding MKRINLICTLIASTLLLTNCQKKEVSDETLLNNNSKNQASGADGEWDVLGYGIDATANMLETNSMSDVSIINIYQYANDFKDKNDPNKVKVTGISVNRVGGGSYDIFTGYSAHDYSNDVNTKKSIGVDGKVSVPFSSDPSAPSKKLLNFTGNFSKNSEDENKTSISSKFSYAMFEYWHRVKRIGFTEDVTTQTLLKYLTPEFKNYIATKTATEIVNRYGTHVLLDISLGSRIRIDYSGEAIKETSDTKKISTIKAGLGVSVLDMFGFNINTDKTKEEVTRLANETIKREYHSKYYGGNNTGTSISIDSEGKSSSNFNLTSWQQGVTERNAALISIDKALFIYDFITDPVKKAQVKTAVEKYIKDRQPIMEPDYTSQLVSVKSFIAKAGKHHYLTTTTVGDFNYWREEGPIFKAYNKNIPGTVPIYAFHSQGRSSHFYTTTSPGGDYNWWAWKNEGVAFYAYKTQVSGSIPIYEHYSSKGLDHYYSPDPGATLGDPSYWTSVSGPVFYAYPLN